caaacacaacaaaaaattatttttgttgtcaatataATTTTACCCTAAAAAAAATCGAACCCACTAAAGTCCAACTTTTtatcatgaatttttttcatggtaaatttatcattataaatttttatatgccATCAAACGGGTGACTAACCACCTACCAACCATTAGCCTTGTATTATTTGACATTAAATTCAATGATTATAATTCTTGGATCACTTCTCTGAGtccagttttcatttttttttttttttacctgtgGCTACATACTCAGGAGCGGCATAGCCGTTGGTGCCGATGACACGAGTCGTAACGTGGGAGTCGCTGCCTTCCGGCCCGTCTTTGGCTAGCCCAAAATCTGCTATCTTCGGATTGTAGTTCTGTGAAAGTTTTAAGCAAAAGCAGTAAAGGAGAGGAATTAGTTTCTTAGCAAACGGATGTATTCAGGCAAAAGAATATTTCTCGAGTCAACAGCAATTACCGCGTCAAGCAAGATATTGGACGCCTTAAAATCCCTGTAGATGATTTGCCTATTAGAAGTGTGTAAGAAAACCAGACCCCTTGCAGCaccaatcaaaattttgaggCGAGTCTCCCACGACAGAGGCTCTAACGCAGAGCTCCCTGCAAAACACGCAAATCATCGTTATCTCTGCTCAAAATTAGGCAAGCcgaagagatatatatatatatatatatatatatatatatatatatatatatgtttttgaagAGTCTAAAACTGAGAGTTACCAGTATGTTTCATGGGACTGGTTTCACTAGCATACATGCTGAATTGAGATGGAGTTGCCATATGTTTGAGGTGACCTTTCAATTTGGGCTActcaaatgatgaaattaatGTGCTAAGGAAAGTATATCAACAACTCAAACAAACGGGCAAAATGTCTGAGCTGCATCCGAAGGTCAGATAATCTGATTCTCTCTTGTTAATGCTGGGCAACGTGTCTTATTCCATAGCCTGATGCCCGTTATTTCCGTGACAAACTTATCTCTCATGTGGATGATATATATGCCATCTTCTTCAACCGATGGCCGGGAAGTTTATCCAGCTAGAaaaaggtctgattttttttttttcaccagtTTTTCCACACAAAAAAGGGCATTTGCAGATGACTTGCCCAGGAAATGTGAGTGTTCATCCAAAAGTCAAGAATGTCCATGTGAATCAAACATGCTTTAAGGATCCATTTGGTAATGGTAACACATTCTTATTGTCCCATATACTTGATCTGCCTTAAGGCAAGTATatgagacaataacaatttgttatgtTTCCAAACAGTGCCCAAAAGACTCGACTCCTTTTCATTATCAGGTGTGAAACAATGAAAATGCTGGTTGACATGAGCAGAAGGGATAAGGATGgtggggaggggagagagagagagagagagagagcctacTTCTGAAAAGGTGGTTTTCGAGGCTGCCCTTCTGCACGTATTCATACACGAGAAGAAGTTCATTTTGGTCGAAGCAATATCCCAGCAGCTTCACCAAGTTGGCGTGTGAGAGCCTCCCCAAGTAGTTGATTTCAGACTGCAaaagcaggaaaaagaaaagccaaagaCAAAgtcagaaaagaaaatgaaagatttgtccaataccaaacaaaagaatgatCAATATATACATAGTGCGGAGAAATCATCACCAATCTTGATTTCTTGGAAGGCAAGGACTGGGGAgacttttttttctccaaaaaagaaaatgatcctcGTGCCACTTGGTTCTGAACTTCCTATCCATCTCAATTTCTTGGAAGCCACGGAGAAGCAAGGACAATCTTGACTCCGGAACGAAACTATCGTTCCGGTGAGGATGTTAGGCAGATGTCGTTATACAAAAGGTTGGGAAGACCAAATTGAGTCATCCACAAGGCCGCCGGCCCGTAGTTTGGGTTTCCACTGTTAGTGGGTCAGGTGAGCTTTCAGACTGAACACAACCCAAACTCCGGTCTAGCTATGAGCTTAATTAGCCGGAAAATTTTATCTGGGTTTGTTCGATCTTGACACAACTAATCAAAGTTGGGTTTCAAATATCATTGTGTGTGCGAGCGAGTGTGTTGGATGGTAAGCAGCGGTGTCTTGTTTCAAATTAATTTCTTCATAGCACCCCATGACAGTAAGGTCAGAGCTTTCACTCCTTTAAATTTAGACCAGAGACACtcttaatgaaaaaaagtaaactaAGGATTTCAGTATACCTTAAGTTAATTAACCATGAATTTTAGTGTGGCCCCCAGACAAGAACACCGGGTGAAAAAAATCCCAGGATTTTCATGCCTCAATCGAAAAGAGTTGAAACAACCAAACACAACCTTATTAGATGCATGCCAGCAACATTTGAATCAAATTAGACTCCAAAGCTAACTTGACATcccaaaaaatataattaaggGGAGAAGATCCTCCGAAGAGGTTGAAgcccctctttctttttcttgttcctcAACTAAAACATCATCCATTTATTGTTTATAATTTAGAGGAATAACACCTACAGAAATCAAATGGAGCAGGACTTTCACCGGCTCACCAATTCGACCAGCTACTTGGGGACCCAAAAAATAGAGCTAAGGAGGGTGAAGAGTTCAACATCTGAAGAAACGTCTCAAGCCGTTTGTatagaaagaaacaaacattaaaGTATCCCATTTACAACAGATAAGTACAAATTTGTGGAactttaaaaacaatttatattattttctagTTGTCAAAAATTGTATATAATCCAAGAGTGGGGCTGAAAAAGTTGACTCGAACTTGTTTGGTTAAGTTCGACTTAAAATgggttgagctcgagcttataaatgagtcaagctagAACTTAACTGAAAAAACcagtcaagtttgagttacatgaactcgACCGATTCCATTAAACTCGAATAAACACGTTTAATTAGgttattttttctataattttcaaacttaaaaccaagaCAAGAGATCAACTCAAACAAGGTTGGTAGACTCAAGTCAAAGCCTCATCTATCGAATCAAGCTCGACCTGACCTTATACtgctcaactcaaactcgaacCGAGTCCCTGAGGTCTAATTTGGCCAGCAGCACTATAGaaggattaaaaaaaagtaCTTTGCTGTACCGGAGAGTGACTGGAACGGACcgcttttcataaaaaacatatatataaaaagccATCAAAGCTTATCATGAAATGATATAAAGTCACGTCAATTTAATAATTTACGTGGGTCTTGTAAGATGTAGAGCCATGGGCCTTACCATGTTCAAAACAAAGTTGCACTGAAATAATATAATTTGTGCAAAgaaactttttctttcaaaataataaattatacTGTATGGGAGTCCAATCTGAAAGCAAGCTGTCAGAATTGCTTTAGACCTGGCCCCTTGGATCGTACTGATTTGTTAAGTCTatctttaatgaaaataaaataaagttttttttcaaattactGCTCAAATTTTAACATATTTACATATAACTACTTGTATGTACATAACAATTCACAAATAAAAAgttcattaatgaaaaaatgtaCTTAAAACGGATTTTTAATATGTTTCAGTAATTTTCTGAAAGTGGATTTGTATATTACTTCATGAATTTAGACAATCGTtcccaattttttcaaacaataagaaactctatttttttttaaaaaacgaaCAACTTTTCCAAGGTAAATTGTCGTTATTCCAATTTAGTTCAAGATCAGGACATGGTTTCATTCTTTTTATTAAGACAACTCGCCGGCCATGACGGCTACCAATATCATTGTTTCAAACGGGGGAGAGATGGTCAAACGCGTAGAtggtcttcttcttcatattcttCATGCTAATTGTTTTAATCTGTCAAAGtcgatgttttttttttttttaaatcacaaaaaatacacgtattttcatttttgaaaactgtGAATTTAAGGTAGCATTTGATAATAGATCCGAAGCTGCGTTAAAGTTAAAAAGTGTgttttgtaaataaaataaaacttttagTAGCGTAATCTTAAATATACATTCATAATTTAAAATAGATGGTAGAAAagatttgatcttaaatccatgaactTGATCTCAGACGGCCGCTATGAAACAAATTGATTAACAAAAAAACAGTCTCGACTAAAAAGGATGATTGAAAAACTTGGTGGGCTATGAAGCATCAACTTTGTGTGGCATATTGCCACTTTCACCAACCactttgaaattgttgaaaaaaaaaagaggaggagaagataTTCTACAACCGGCGTACACAAAACGGCACGGCAATTCACTTTGGCTTTTCATTATAAGTTTCTGTACCCAACAGCCACAAAGCATTTTTTATGCATTAGTTTACTTTTGTTTGACATTCTTTTAAACAATCAATGAACAATTTACGAAATCAAattttcctaaaattttgagTTGCCAATGAAAGGCATCAAAACTTAATcgtgttttttatatttgagtAGAATTTGAAtgcattttgtaatttttttattggtttattgatttaataatgaaaaatgaaaaaaacccaATTGAAGACGCAGAAGGAGGGCTCAAAATCTCTGCAGTTCTGCTTCTCTGATGCAACATTCATCAAAATAATAAATGCACATGTGGGATACTTATGCGTGTTCGAAGTTCAACCgcatataatattcatatattttacTTAGTTtgaaagaatataaaattttctttgaatGTCAGTAATGGAAGACGATTagatttgcaagaaaaaaattcacaattttgaagatggaagagagagaaagagagagggacgAACGGACCTGCCATTCCTGCCAGCCCTGCATGCTCTCCTTGTTGAGCTTCTTGATGGCGACGACGATTCCGACGCCGGCCCTGGAGGGTGCCAGCGTCTTCTCGTCCAACCACCCCTTGAACACCCTCCCGAACCCCCCTTCTCCCAGCAGCGTGTCCGGCCGGAATCCCCTCGTCGCCGTCTTCAGCTCCCCGAAGGTGAACACCTTCAGGGTGGGCATCGGCAGAATCTGTCCCTCCGGCAGCTCCCCGCCGGAGAACAGCGAGTCCCCCGTGGATGACGAGAAATGCGCGCCGCTGCTGCTCCATCTGGAGGTCGACGTCGTTCCTGATGCGAACCACAAAACCAAGAAATCAAACAGtcagagagacggagagagagttgcccggagagagagagagagagaggggagttACCTGGGCTTGTGGGTCGagtggtgctggtgctggtgctgggcTGCGTCGCCTTCTCTGCCTTCACCAAGCAACTCCCCATGCGATTTTGGTTTTCCTCCTCTCTGAGAATTCTCTATAGATTCTTCTgcaacctctctctcttccctcctcctcctcacctCTATAGATTTCCTTTGCAATTTTGTCTGTAAGATCAGAAAGGGAGACTCACGAATGGCTTACCCCcacccccttctctctctcttcctcccctcTGCTCTTTTCCTTCTGGTTGCCAGAGGAGGACATCACGAACGACTTATACTCGCTCTCTTGAAAAGGTCAACCGTGAAAAAATTCGCCCTTCATTTGATTGAGAGAGTGCAGGGATTCTTTATCCATCCCTCTCTCTAAAATCCTGCATCTTTTGCTACAACCACTTGGattaatatgttattatttttgtttaatttctttggttctctcacttttttttttttacttataattctttctctcttctccttaaaaaatatacataaaaaaaaaagagagaatggcACAGTCACCCATTTTATTTACTTCCAAAGAGCCACATTAGTGGAATTCATTAAAAACTGATTTCTTATGATTTTTTGTCGCATAagtttttctcttgatttttagTCCTAGTGCTAGACTTGTACCAACGCACCcttgaatatagaaaaaaataatgctAATAATGGGAATTATGAGCAAGTCTGGAGTAGATTGAGGTTATATAAATgataaatttcattaaaaatgtgattttggTATATCTAAATATTTCACCTGGCCTTGCTGGATcagatttttaagttttagacACGGTTGATGAAATaaatattcagaaaaaaaaaatgaaaaaccacTAAAGTTTTGACGGGTTTACAAGGGGCTGCccaacattcaaaaaaattatgaacaaCTGCATGAACTAAGTCATGACCACGTGCTTCgtgaattaaaataaatggtgGGGCTCATTGGGTCCGCTCCTATTCTTAGTCAAGACGCAACTTAGGAAAGCCAAAGACTCATGTACCTGcgttccattttttgttttcagtaccatttttttgtctataattttgaaaacaacccggaatttatatgtttttttactaaaaatcgtattttcataaaaacgATCAAATAAAGCTTAAAATCGTCATTAATTTGAGAAATAAGGAATGCCAGCTGCAGTGTTTCCATTTTTATCTTTAGTTGGTCCCTAAATTATGCTCATACATTTTTGTAAGTGACATATTCGAAGTTAATAAAACGAAACAAGGAAATTCACCCATGAACAAGAGTCGCAGTGAATGTTACCAGAAACTTActttattattgatttttttttttttttttgcgaagCCATCTTTATGAATATAAGCAAACGGTTGGTcgtgaaaaggaaaaggaagaaaagaaatattgaTGCTGACTGCGTCAGGGGCCAGGGGAAGGCGAGCCCGTTTTGGTCTTTTTGCATAGGCAGAAGCGTTGACTGGACGGGGTAGTCTAGATTGACTGAGAAAGGGTGAGACGTCAGCGAGGAGTAGGGAAGCGAACGAGCGGTGGGAGTTAAAATCCATGTTCCGTCTTCGTTACCAATTAAGAGGCTGGTCATGGTGACTGTGGCAACTCATTTGGTGATAGAAATCAACAATGAAGAATGTTGTTTTTCTGAACAAGTCTTTCGTGCAATCTAGTGGGTTCGTGTCGAAGGGTTGTATGCATCTCCGCAGGAATTCTGCGGAcgacagaaagaaagaacttgCAGGTTTGGCTTGCTACTGGGATGACTACGGATAAGTTGTCTCTTATTTTGCCAGTCAAGCTTGTTTGCAAGTTACCTCTAATAGAATCTAACTTGCGGCTTTCGTGTTTAAAGACTCAGTGGAATGAGTCTTGATTAGGGAGTAGCTTGGTGGGAAGATGACACTAACTTTCCGAAGACTTAATTCTTTGTCAGACCTTGATGGTTGGAGGATTGAATAACTTTGAAAGTATAATGCTAGTATCAAACAACAAGCCATGGCTTGGTAGGCTTCAGGCCCCATTGGAAGGACATAGCCCCACTTAGAGATAGAGATGGCAAAATGACTCTACAACTTATTTCATATAGTTTAAATcctgcaacaacaacaacacccTGCTCAGgatattttgtttctattaATGCAAAATTCTTAAATATGGTTCCTTCAGCTTTTTGGTATCCTCTTGTTTACTGTTTTCTATATTAGCTCGATTTTAGCTCCTTACTGTAGATGTTAAGGCTGGTTACAGGGTCGAGTATCATCGGGTTTTTAGGTATCTATTCAGGGTTGAGGTGGGCACGGCCAAAGTAGAGGTGGGTGCAGGTCATTAAAGTTTAATGACCTGAGGCCCACCCAGGGTAGAGGTAGGTGCAGGTCATTAAAGTTTGACCTGAGGCCGACTGGACAACTTCTCAAGCTAGGCCAGGTTGAATGATCCCATGCCCAGCCCTTTTAAAAATgttgcttttttaaaaaaaacgaaaagaaataaaaattgtgaaatatataaaagattgtCCTCATCGTACCATTAcatagataatatatatatatatatatagagagagagagagagaaagagagaaaatttctcctactttttcctgaaaattatttttataaaaatcagACTTTGTTAAAACTTTGTATTTAATaagaattttctggctctgaATACATGCAAGAATTAGATGCTTAGAGAattcttgaatttaaatttaattcCAACTCCAAACTTAAAATATGTGCTGCAACTGGTAGAATAAGTTAATCGGCTCACAAGATCTACATCTGTTCATGTTCCTACTCAAGATCCAACAAGGATACCCTTTAGAGGTTCTAGTCCAGTATGATCACTCAGAGGCTTGATTTTTTCAGAAACCAGATGTCACATAAATTTTTGGGGTCAGAACTCGTATGTTACTCTTGCCAACAAAGATTATCACTATTTTCTTACGAACATGAACCTCTTATCTAATTAGGATGCCAACAATATccaactcaaactcaaaatctGGATATCCGAACTTGTTCATAGACCTCTCAGTGTGATCTCATTCCAAGTGAGCGAGAGGTTAAACCATCAGAAAAAGAGGCCAGAAAGctattcctttccctttgcctCCGGGGTTTTGGGCTGCATCAGTAACAACAATATACCTTTCAACTTAGGTACTGCACTCTACTACTTAATATACGTACTCTACTACTTAATATACATAGACATAATAcccataaaaattgaattaaataCATGTAGGCCCTTAGCCAAACAAAGTATCCAATTTCCATTCAAATTTGCATTTTGATATTAAATTTAATGACAGCAGCAGGGATATGGTTAAATCAAAGTGTATAAGTGAAGCCTAACAAGTCCAGGATCAGCTTTGTTCTTATAATTCCTAAATAGTCACCTCCAAATAGTGAATACTAAATTAAAAGCATAATTTACAAAGCCACTCCTCTTGAAACAAAATATC
This window of the Nymphaea colorata isolate Beijing-Zhang1983 chromosome 2, ASM883128v2, whole genome shotgun sequence genome carries:
- the LOC116248690 gene encoding probable serine/threonine-protein kinase PIX13, with product MGSCLVKAEKATQPSTSTSTTRPTSPGTTSTSRWSSSGAHFSSSTGDSLFSGGELPEGQILPMPTLKVFTFGELKTATRGFRPDTLLGEGGFGRVFKGWLDEKTLAPSRAGVGIVVAIKKLNKESMQGWQEWQSEINYLGRLSHANLVKLLGYCFDQNELLLVYEYVQKGSLENHLFRRSSALEPLSWETRLKILIGAARGLVFLHTSNRQIIYRDFKASNILLDANYNPKIADFGLAKDGPEGSDSHVTTRVIGTNGYAAPEYVATGHLYVKSDVYGFGVVLLEMMTGQRALDPNRPSGQHNLVEWTKPMLGDRRKVVSIMDPRLEGRFPSKAAVAAARLVMRCIESEPKHRPHMREVLETLESIEDIGNNDRQRVARSGEPRGEERSHRRRHHLHGQNPAGGHSPLPGRMDHGHRRLHAAPSPVRAR